In a genomic window of Arcticibacter tournemirensis:
- a CDS encoding RNA polymerase sigma factor, with the protein MDNPVLLNKVIEGDIEAYSLLYKEYYRKLYNYGRKFSHDTALVEDCIQEIFFDLWSRRDKLKRIDSLNSYLYSAFRYTLIKRLKEQQRLSLREEHEEDATFEFSVENVIIEQEQNAEDHKSLKEACKFLTPRQYEAIFLRYYEKLSYQEVADILKISVKATYKIMARSISTLKDNIKLLLFLC; encoded by the coding sequence ATGGATAACCCTGTTCTCCTTAACAAGGTCATAGAAGGCGATATAGAAGCATATTCTCTTTTATACAAGGAGTACTATCGGAAGTTGTATAATTATGGGCGTAAGTTTAGTCATGATACCGCGCTTGTAGAGGACTGTATCCAGGAGATTTTCTTTGATCTATGGAGCCGGAGAGATAAGCTTAAAAGAATTGACTCGTTAAACAGCTATCTATACTCTGCCTTTCGCTATACGCTGATAAAAAGATTAAAAGAGCAGCAACGGCTGAGCCTTCGTGAGGAACACGAGGAGGATGCAACTTTTGAATTTTCTGTGGAAAACGTAATTATAGAACAGGAGCAAAATGCCGAAGATCATAAGAGCCTCAAAGAAGCCTGTAAATTCTTAACGCCGAGGCAGTATGAAGCTATCTTCCTTCGGTATTACGAGAAGCTTTCATATCAGGAAGTCGCCGATATTTTGAAAATATCAGTAAAAGCAACCTATAAGATTATGGCACGAAGTATATCAACCTTAAAGGACAACATTAAACTCTTGCTGTTTTTATGTTAA
- a CDS encoding carboxypeptidase-like regulatory domain-containing protein, which translates to MFLLFLMIAFNQAYAQRSIPVSEALKKITRIYKAEFAYDPVLLKDKVTSYNLDKLQGKSLEDVLKGVLYPNELVFLYVKPHLYTIVEKSRIKEASPKTTSTEAEAGTGATIKENQLKVSGTVRDEKGIPVAAVTVTEKGTRNATATRENGTFSLTVSDANAVLIFRSVGFNQQEEELVGRSSVDVFLSSENNQLTEVVVTALGIKREEKALGYAVQTVKGNKLQTVKGVDMATSLTGQVAGLVVKNSTEFNATPVLQMRGEDPMLVIDGIPYQNMTLRDIPADDIESINMLKGPTAAALYGSRGAKGAVMITTKKGKSDKISIDVNSNTMMTLGYIAIPKTQTSYGHGLNGKIGNDYVWGPKLDIGNEEKQWNPVTKQEEMMPLVSSGKNNLRNFMQTGFITNNNISLTQGGEKGFFRVGLNQIHNKGQFPNQKLNIYNYTMSGEIKMAEKLTLEGHMGYSRNQAPQVWGGGYGTQGYIYQIMMWTGPDYDIRQYRDYWVTPNVKQNWMYNAWYDNPYLIAYEKLKGVEQNKLNASLIMNYAVSKDLKIMFRNGYDYYKNEESIRNPAGIFSTNGGSLGSNFNFAFNGKGLFGFDQLWGNSINSDLIVNYNKSFAGKWNIDALAGGSIFYFKNREFGARTRNGLSVPGWYSLANAVASTTAGVDAIVNNYGTWAQQINSAYGKMTLSWNNAVYLDVTGRNDWSSTQASNVRSYFYPSVAGSVVVSELMGDLPEWLSMWKVRGSWTVTKKPAEIYENNLSYTTSKLM; encoded by the coding sequence ATGTTTCTGCTATTTTTGATGATAGCATTTAACCAGGCGTATGCACAGAGATCCATTCCTGTAAGCGAAGCCTTAAAAAAGATCACAAGGATCTACAAAGCAGAGTTTGCTTACGATCCGGTACTTCTCAAAGACAAGGTGACCAGCTACAACCTTGACAAGCTTCAGGGCAAGTCGCTTGAAGATGTTTTGAAAGGCGTCCTTTATCCCAATGAGCTCGTATTTTTATATGTAAAGCCTCATCTCTATACTATTGTGGAGAAAAGCAGGATAAAGGAGGCTTCCCCAAAGACGACGTCAACGGAGGCCGAAGCCGGAACGGGGGCAACCATTAAAGAAAACCAGTTGAAGGTTTCGGGGACTGTAAGAGACGAAAAGGGGATACCCGTTGCTGCCGTTACCGTTACAGAAAAGGGGACACGGAATGCCACCGCTACACGCGAAAACGGAACCTTTAGTTTGACGGTGTCAGATGCCAACGCTGTGTTAATCTTCAGGTCGGTAGGTTTTAATCAACAAGAGGAGGAGTTAGTTGGCCGGTCGTCTGTAGACGTATTTCTCAGTTCCGAGAACAACCAGCTAACTGAAGTAGTCGTAACTGCTCTGGGTATAAAGAGGGAAGAGAAAGCACTCGGGTATGCAGTCCAGACTGTCAAAGGGAACAAGCTTCAAACCGTAAAAGGGGTGGATATGGCAACCTCTTTAACCGGGCAGGTTGCCGGACTAGTGGTGAAAAACTCGACAGAATTTAACGCTACTCCGGTCTTACAGATGCGCGGCGAAGACCCTATGCTGGTAATTGACGGAATTCCGTATCAAAATATGACTCTCAGGGATATCCCAGCCGACGATATCGAAAGCATCAACATGTTAAAAGGCCCTACTGCGGCTGCCCTTTATGGCTCTCGTGGTGCAAAGGGTGCAGTAATGATCACTACAAAAAAAGGCAAGTCGGATAAGATAAGCATAGACGTCAACAGCAATACGATGATGACCCTGGGCTATATCGCTATACCCAAAACACAAACTTCTTATGGACATGGTCTAAATGGCAAGATCGGTAACGACTATGTGTGGGGGCCTAAGCTGGACATAGGCAACGAGGAAAAACAGTGGAATCCTGTTACTAAGCAGGAAGAGATGATGCCTTTAGTATCAAGCGGGAAGAACAACCTTAGGAATTTCATGCAAACAGGTTTTATTACCAATAATAATATTAGCCTTACGCAAGGTGGCGAAAAGGGCTTTTTCAGGGTGGGATTAAACCAGATCCACAACAAAGGCCAATTTCCAAATCAGAAGCTGAATATCTACAACTACACCATGAGCGGCGAGATCAAGATGGCCGAAAAGTTAACTCTGGAAGGGCATATGGGATATAGCCGCAATCAGGCACCACAGGTATGGGGAGGTGGTTATGGAACCCAGGGGTACATTTACCAGATTATGATGTGGACAGGCCCGGACTACGATATCCGTCAGTATCGCGACTATTGGGTGACTCCTAATGTTAAGCAAAACTGGATGTACAATGCCTGGTACGACAATCCGTACCTAATTGCTTATGAGAAGTTAAAAGGAGTGGAGCAGAACAAGCTAAACGCCAGTCTGATCATGAACTATGCCGTAAGCAAAGACCTGAAGATTATGTTCAGAAATGGATATGATTATTACAAGAATGAGGAAAGTATCAGGAATCCGGCCGGCATCTTTTCAACCAACGGGGGATCGCTTGGATCAAACTTCAACTTTGCATTTAACGGAAAAGGACTCTTCGGTTTTGACCAGCTTTGGGGAAATAGTATAAATAGTGACCTTATTGTGAATTATAATAAGAGTTTTGCCGGAAAGTGGAATATTGATGCATTAGCAGGGGGAAGTATTTTTTATTTTAAAAATCGTGAGTTTGGAGCGCGTACTAGAAACGGTCTTTCAGTGCCAGGATGGTATTCGTTAGCAAACGCTGTGGCCTCAACTACTGCAGGCGTAGATGCGATTGTTAATAATTATGGAACCTGGGCGCAACAGATCAACAGTGCTTACGGGAAGATGACCCTTTCATGGAATAACGCGGTGTATCTGGATGTAACCGGCAGGAACGACTGGAGTTCCACTCAGGCATCTAATGTCCGTTCTTACTTCTATCCATCGGTAGCGGGGAGCGTTGTAGTATCTGAGTTGATGGGCGATCTGCCGGAATGGCTGAGTATGTGGAAGGTTAGAGGATCGTGGACCGTTACAAAAAAACCTGCAGAGATCTATGAGAACAATTTGAGTTACACTACTTCTAAACTTATG
- a CDS encoding family 43 glycosylhydrolase translates to MKVLSILWVLVCSSSLSRAQTTQMSTYCNPLNVDYTYAIYDAARDISYRSGADPAVVKFKGEYYMFVTRSMGYWHSTDLLNWNFISPEKWYFQGSNAPAAHNYKDSVLYVTGDPSGSMSVLYTDNPKKGDWKPLPYILTDLQDPDLFIDDDGQAYMFWGSSNTYPIRAKKLDREKNFRPVGETVELFKLDGDKHGWERFGENHADTVLKGYMEGAWLTKHNNIYYMQYAAPGTEFNVYGDGVYTSRSPLGPYKYAPNNPVFYKPGGFANGAGHGSTVLGPANRYWHFASMSVSVNVNWERRLCMFPAYFDQDGLMYSNTAFGDYPHYAPAVAGKGGEFTGWMLLSYKKPVRASSSLAEFKPHYITDESIRTFWVAQKNDDKQWLEIDLQKPGKVFAVQLNYHDYKSDLYGRVGGLYHRYVIEGSSDGKSWKTVVDRSDSYKDVPNDYIELAEPQTLRYIRYKNIHVPTPNLAISGIRVFGQGQGKAPGKVANFSVKRKADRRDAVITWSKQSNAQGYNILWGIAPDKLYNSWMAYDNNMLDLKSLSVDQKYYFSIEAFNENGVSNRGKVIEIN, encoded by the coding sequence ATGAAAGTACTATCTATTTTATGGGTGCTTGTTTGCTCTAGTTCGCTTAGCCGTGCGCAGACTACTCAGATGAGCACCTACTGTAATCCACTCAATGTTGATTATACGTATGCCATTTACGACGCTGCCAGAGATATATCTTACCGCTCGGGGGCAGACCCTGCTGTGGTGAAATTTAAGGGTGAATATTATATGTTCGTAACCCGCTCTATGGGATACTGGCATTCAACAGATCTTCTAAACTGGAATTTTATAAGCCCTGAGAAATGGTACTTTCAGGGCTCGAATGCTCCTGCTGCTCATAACTATAAAGATTCGGTTTTATACGTTACCGGCGATCCTTCGGGATCTATGAGCGTTCTTTATACGGATAATCCCAAAAAAGGCGATTGGAAACCTCTCCCATATATCCTTACCGATCTTCAGGATCCGGACCTCTTTATTGACGACGACGGACAGGCCTATATGTTCTGGGGCTCATCTAATACATATCCCATAAGAGCAAAGAAGCTTGATCGCGAAAAGAACTTCCGCCCTGTTGGCGAAACCGTAGAACTGTTTAAGCTCGACGGGGACAAACATGGCTGGGAGCGCTTTGGTGAAAATCATGCAGACACCGTTCTGAAAGGATATATGGAGGGTGCATGGCTTACCAAACATAATAATATATATTACATGCAGTACGCTGCGCCGGGGACGGAATTTAATGTATATGGCGATGGAGTTTATACGAGTCGCTCGCCGCTAGGCCCTTATAAATACGCACCTAACAATCCGGTGTTCTATAAGCCTGGCGGATTTGCTAACGGAGCGGGCCATGGAAGTACCGTTTTGGGTCCGGCGAACCGATACTGGCATTTCGCTTCTATGTCGGTTTCGGTAAATGTGAACTGGGAGCGAAGGCTCTGCATGTTCCCTGCCTACTTCGACCAGGACGGTCTTATGTATTCGAATACCGCCTTTGGCGATTATCCCCATTATGCGCCTGCGGTTGCTGGTAAAGGGGGTGAATTTACAGGCTGGATGTTGTTGTCATATAAAAAACCAGTTAGGGCATCTTCATCCCTCGCTGAGTTTAAGCCTCACTACATTACCGATGAAAGTATCAGAACATTTTGGGTAGCGCAAAAAAATGACGATAAGCAGTGGCTTGAAATCGATCTTCAAAAGCCGGGAAAGGTTTTTGCCGTCCAGCTAAATTACCATGATTATAAGTCTGATTTGTACGGAAGGGTTGGAGGACTTTATCACAGGTATGTGATCGAGGGATCGTCTGACGGGAAAAGCTGGAAGACTGTTGTCGATAGGTCAGATAGTTATAAAGACGTTCCCAATGACTATATTGAACTCGCAGAACCTCAAACGCTAAGGTATATACGGTATAAAAACATCCATGTTCCTACGCCGAACCTGGCTATTTCGGGCATCCGTGTTTTTGGACAAGGCCAGGGTAAAGCACCCGGGAAGGTCGCCAATTTTTCGGTGAAGCGAAAAGCCGACCGCCGTGATGCTGTAATAACCTGGAGTAAACAGTCGAATGCGCAGGGATATAACATTCTTTGGGGAATAGCTCCCGATAAACTATATAATTCGTGGATGGCATATGATAATAATATGTTAGATCTGAAGAGCTTGTCGGTTGATCAGAAATATTATTTTTCGATCGAAGCGTTTAATGAAAACGGGGTCTCTAACCGGGGCAAAGTGATAGAAATAAATTAA
- a CDS encoding endonuclease/exonuclease/phosphatase family protein, whose amino-acid sequence MMTRTFFTSTIVLFLSVLLPFSSPAQKKTTLNIATFNIRLNTASDKENAWPNRKDMVKELIQYHDFDIFGVQEALVVQMSDLSEMSQYSHVGVGRDDGKTGGEFSAIFYKSKKYQVIKSGTFWLSPTPDKPSKGWDAAYIRVCTWAQFRDRANGKEFFMFNTHFDNEGVQARENAAKMILEKIKAISNAKSPVFITGDFNSDPSTTAYGTIVGTFSDSKLVSSAKPYGPEETFNGFKYHTYTTEVTEGRIDFIFVNKNVQVLKYGVLTDSKDLRFPSDHFPIVCKVSF is encoded by the coding sequence ATGATGACCCGTACTTTTTTTACTAGCACAATCGTGCTCTTTTTGTCAGTGCTTTTACCATTTTCCAGCCCTGCGCAGAAAAAAACAACACTCAATATTGCCACCTTTAATATTCGCCTCAATACGGCTTCCGATAAGGAAAACGCCTGGCCTAACAGGAAAGACATGGTTAAAGAACTTATTCAATATCATGACTTCGACATTTTTGGGGTTCAGGAGGCTCTTGTCGTACAAATGAGCGATCTCTCTGAAATGTCGCAATATAGCCATGTAGGAGTCGGCCGTGACGACGGAAAAACCGGAGGTGAATTTTCCGCCATCTTTTATAAAAGTAAAAAGTATCAGGTAATTAAATCAGGAACCTTCTGGTTGTCACCAACTCCCGACAAGCCATCAAAAGGCTGGGATGCTGCATATATCCGCGTCTGCACCTGGGCCCAGTTTAGAGACAGGGCAAATGGAAAAGAGTTTTTCATGTTCAATACGCACTTCGACAACGAGGGAGTGCAGGCCAGGGAAAATGCAGCGAAGATGATTCTTGAGAAAATTAAAGCGATCTCTAATGCAAAATCTCCGGTTTTCATAACAGGCGACTTTAACTCCGATCCGTCAACAACTGCTTACGGAACTATTGTCGGTACTTTTTCAGATTCAAAATTGGTTTCATCTGCCAAACCCTACGGACCGGAAGAAACTTTTAACGGATTCAAATATCACACCTATACTACTGAAGTAACGGAAGGCCGTATTGACTTCATTTTTGTAAATAAAAATGTGCAGGTACTGAAATACGGCGTATTGACAGACAGTAAAGACCTTCGTTTCCCATCCGACCACTTCCCTATCGTTTGTAAGGTAAGTTTTTAA
- the bglX gene encoding beta-glucosidase BglX, which translates to MKFFKASLFLLVVTVSGARAQTTKDAKMDQFISSLMQKMTLEEKLGQLNLPGAGDITTGQASSSDIAGKIKEGKVGGLFNIKTVEKIRDVQKIAVEKSRLKIPLIFGMDVIHGYQTVFPIPLGLSCSWDMPLIERSARIAATEASADGINWTFSPMTDISRDARWGRASEGSGEDPYLGSQIAKAMVKGYQGDDLSKNNTILSCVKHFALYGAIEAGRDYNTVDMSRLRMYNEYFPPYKAAVEAGAGSVMTSFNEVEGVPASANKWLMTEVLRNQWGFNGMVVTDYTAINEMIDHGLGDLKAVSALALAAGVDMDMVGEGFLTTLKQSLQEGKITQQEIDMACRRILEAKYKLGLFQDPYRYCNVKRSKTEIFTPAFRKEARATAAQSFVLLKNDNNVLPVKKNGTIALVGPLADATENMTGTWSVAADFSKSVSLLKGLTNAAGKQAKVLYAKGSNLTADSVLEANSTMFGKSLRRDNRPADVIRREALEIARQSDVIVAALGESAEMSGESSSRTDIGIPQVQTELLAELLKTGKPVVLVLFTGRPLTLKWESENVPAILNVWFGGSEAGDAIADVLFGDVNPSGKLTMTFPIDVGQVPIFYNHKNTGRPLAEGKWFTKFRSNYLDVPNDPLYPFGFGLSYTKFDYSDVKLSSTSLKAGQEITASVTVTNTGSKEGKEVVQLYIRDMVGSITRPVKELKGFKKINLKAGESQEVTFKITEEELKFYNNDLKFVAEPGDFKVFIGTNSRDVKEADFKLQ; encoded by the coding sequence ATGAAGTTTTTTAAAGCGAGTTTGTTTTTACTTGTAGTGACAGTATCTGGTGCAAGGGCACAGACGACGAAGGACGCTAAAATGGATCAGTTTATCTCTTCTCTTATGCAGAAGATGACCCTGGAAGAGAAGTTAGGCCAGTTAAATCTCCCTGGCGCTGGCGATATTACAACCGGACAAGCGTCGAGTTCAGATATTGCAGGGAAAATAAAAGAAGGAAAGGTAGGTGGTTTATTTAACATTAAAACAGTTGAGAAGATCAGGGATGTTCAGAAAATTGCAGTTGAAAAAAGTCGCCTGAAAATTCCTCTGATCTTTGGGATGGACGTTATTCACGGCTATCAAACTGTTTTTCCCATTCCCCTGGGATTATCATGTAGCTGGGATATGCCGCTTATTGAAAGAAGTGCCCGCATTGCCGCTACTGAGGCGAGTGCTGATGGTATTAACTGGACATTCTCACCAATGACAGATATTTCACGCGATGCGCGTTGGGGACGTGCTTCCGAAGGATCCGGCGAAGACCCATACCTGGGATCGCAAATCGCGAAAGCAATGGTGAAGGGATATCAGGGCGATGACCTCTCAAAAAACAATACCATTTTATCATGTGTGAAGCACTTTGCATTGTATGGCGCTATTGAAGCGGGTCGGGACTATAACACGGTAGACATGAGCCGGTTGAGGATGTACAATGAATATTTTCCACCCTATAAAGCTGCCGTTGAAGCAGGTGCCGGAAGTGTAATGACCTCTTTTAACGAAGTGGAGGGTGTTCCAGCCAGCGCAAATAAGTGGTTGATGACGGAAGTATTGCGTAATCAATGGGGATTCAACGGGATGGTCGTAACCGATTATACCGCCATTAACGAGATGATCGATCACGGATTAGGTGATCTGAAAGCGGTGTCGGCTTTAGCTCTTGCAGCCGGTGTGGATATGGATATGGTAGGAGAGGGATTTTTGACAACCTTGAAGCAATCGCTGCAGGAAGGTAAAATCACTCAGCAAGAAATAGACATGGCTTGCCGCAGGATACTCGAGGCCAAATATAAGTTAGGGTTATTTCAGGATCCTTATCGTTACTGCAACGTGAAGCGAAGCAAGACAGAGATCTTCACTCCTGCATTCCGCAAAGAGGCAAGAGCAACGGCTGCACAGAGTTTTGTCCTGCTTAAAAATGATAATAACGTTCTGCCAGTGAAGAAGAATGGTACGATTGCTTTGGTAGGGCCTCTCGCCGATGCAACTGAGAATATGACTGGAACATGGAGCGTTGCCGCAGACTTCAGTAAGTCAGTTTCGTTGCTTAAAGGTCTTACAAATGCGGCGGGAAAACAAGCTAAAGTGTTATATGCTAAGGGATCTAACCTTACTGCCGATTCAGTACTCGAAGCGAACTCGACTATGTTTGGTAAATCGCTGCGTCGCGATAATCGCCCTGCTGATGTAATCAGGAGAGAAGCTCTTGAAATTGCGCGCCAGTCGGACGTTATTGTAGCAGCATTAGGCGAGTCGGCCGAGATGAGCGGCGAGAGCTCCAGTCGTACAGATATCGGAATACCGCAGGTACAGACAGAATTGCTGGCTGAGCTGCTAAAAACCGGGAAGCCGGTAGTACTGGTGCTTTTTACAGGAAGACCATTGACGTTAAAATGGGAAAGTGAAAATGTACCTGCTATATTGAACGTTTGGTTTGGCGGTTCGGAAGCAGGTGACGCGATTGCAGACGTACTTTTCGGAGATGTAAATCCCTCAGGAAAGCTAACGATGACTTTCCCGATAGACGTGGGTCAGGTTCCAATCTTCTACAATCATAAAAACACAGGAAGGCCTCTTGCTGAAGGAAAGTGGTTCACCAAGTTCCGGTCTAACTATTTAGATGTTCCAAACGATCCGCTTTATCCATTCGGGTTCGGCTTAAGTTATACAAAGTTTGATTACAGCGATGTAAAACTTAGCAGTACTTCGTTAAAAGCAGGACAGGAAATAACTGCAAGCGTTACGGTAACCAATACCGGCTCGAAGGAAGGGAAGGAAGTGGTTCAGCTTTATATCCGCGACATGGTAGGAAGCATTACACGACCGGTGAAAGAGCTTAAGGGATTCAAAAAAATAAATCTGAAAGCGGGCGAGTCGCAGGAGGTTACTTTCAAAATCACGGAAGAGGAACTCAAGTTCTATAACAACGATTTGAAGTTTGTTGCAGAACCCGGCGATTTCAAGGTATTCATCGGCACGAATAGCCGCGATGTTAAAGAAGCTGACTTTAAACTGCAGTAA
- a CDS encoding prolyl oligopeptidase family serine peptidase translates to MKLKLFLLSLIILVSASLEAQDLKKYERSTFVSKNDTLPYRILFPEDFDSSKKYPVLFFLHGRGESGDNNESQLTHGGRLFLKKDIRKNYPAIIIFPQCPKDSYWANVDISTDSTGKRSFDFQKGGEPTKAMHALLGLVERMLEKPYADKQQIYVGGLSMGGMGTFELLRRKPEVFAAAFAICGGDNVKNVKKYRKIPLWIFHGAKDDIVDPQFSERIVEELHKKGNDVKFTVYPEANHNSWDSALAEPDLLPWLFSNIKD, encoded by the coding sequence ATGAAACTAAAACTCTTTTTATTAAGCCTGATCATACTGGTTTCCGCATCTTTGGAAGCTCAGGATTTGAAAAAGTATGAACGCAGTACTTTTGTATCGAAGAATGATACCTTGCCATACCGCATTCTTTTTCCAGAAGATTTTGACAGCAGCAAAAAATATCCTGTATTGTTTTTCCTGCATGGACGGGGGGAGAGTGGCGATAACAACGAGTCGCAGTTGACGCATGGTGGCCGCTTATTTCTGAAGAAAGACATCCGGAAGAACTATCCTGCTATTATTATCTTTCCTCAATGCCCGAAAGATAGTTATTGGGCAAATGTTGACATCAGCACAGACAGCACTGGAAAGCGATCCTTCGATTTTCAAAAAGGAGGCGAGCCAACGAAAGCAATGCATGCCTTACTTGGGTTGGTAGAGAGAATGCTCGAAAAGCCCTACGCCGATAAACAGCAAATTTATGTTGGAGGCCTCTCTATGGGCGGGATGGGCACCTTTGAACTACTGCGCCGGAAGCCGGAGGTATTTGCCGCTGCTTTTGCCATTTGTGGCGGCGACAATGTGAAGAATGTAAAGAAGTATCGCAAGATTCCTCTCTGGATATTTCACGGTGCCAAAGATGATATCGTGGATCCCCAATTTTCGGAAAGGATAGTGGAAGAACTTCACAAAAAAGGTAATGATGTAAAGTTTACTGTTTATCCTGAAGCTAACCACAATAGCTGGGATTCCGCCCTTGCTGAACCGGATTTGCTTCCATGGCTATTCTCGAATATTAAGGATTGA
- a CDS encoding FecR family protein, protein MEKRDLYRKYLHYGEPDFLSDDSFQDWAFNPNPENELFWTEMEQLFPEKKDTIQKALYTLRSIRFKEHIPDEQQVDAAFANHIDSLNKAGLLDYSTSATQPPRQLWYNIRKIAATFIGLLLLSGLYLLLKTREHETIVKTDFGETKQLVLPDGSQVELNANSSIRYEKEWKKGRKREIWLEGEALFKVVHINQDSLNVRPEEYFVVRTAGLKITVLGTVFDVRQRREVTEVVLQKGKVKVSFDRKHLADLILTPGKRIVYSNQNVKEDLVETQNYTAWKEKKLLLINPTIKEIAQYLEDNFGKKIITSDSALNNKMIAGPIPISSLNDALFVISTVSNVDVIRRDSSTILLKRR, encoded by the coding sequence ATGGAAAAAAGAGATTTATATAGAAAATATTTACACTATGGAGAACCTGATTTCCTATCTGACGATTCCTTCCAGGACTGGGCTTTTAATCCCAATCCGGAGAACGAACTTTTCTGGACAGAAATGGAACAACTGTTTCCTGAAAAAAAAGATACTATACAAAAAGCGCTCTATACTTTAAGGTCGATCCGGTTTAAAGAACATATTCCTGATGAGCAGCAGGTGGATGCTGCATTTGCCAATCACATTGACTCGCTAAACAAAGCCGGACTGCTTGACTATTCCACCTCTGCAACTCAGCCACCTCGTCAGCTTTGGTACAATATCAGAAAAATAGCAGCTACTTTCATCGGACTTCTCCTGCTTTCGGGTCTTTACCTTCTCTTAAAAACCAGGGAACATGAGACGATTGTAAAAACAGATTTCGGAGAAACAAAGCAACTTGTTTTACCAGACGGCTCACAGGTGGAACTTAACGCCAATTCAAGTATCCGGTATGAGAAGGAGTGGAAGAAAGGAAGAAAACGCGAGATATGGCTTGAAGGAGAAGCATTGTTTAAAGTTGTGCATATCAATCAGGATTCGCTAAATGTAAGGCCGGAAGAATATTTTGTTGTCCGCACGGCGGGACTTAAGATAACTGTTCTTGGGACTGTTTTCGATGTAAGGCAGAGACGCGAAGTTACAGAGGTTGTGCTTCAGAAAGGTAAAGTGAAGGTTTCTTTTGACAGGAAGCATCTGGCTGATTTAATATTAACTCCCGGAAAGAGGATTGTGTATTCGAACCAGAATGTAAAGGAAGATCTGGTAGAAACACAAAACTATACCGCATGGAAAGAGAAAAAGCTTTTATTAATTAATCCTACTATAAAGGAGATCGCACAATACCTGGAAGATAATTTCGGGAAGAAGATAATTACCAGTGACAGCGCCTTAAACAATAAGATGATTGCAGGACCTATTCCCATTAGTTCACTGAATGATGCCTTATTCGTTATTTCAACAGTATCGAACGTAGACGTTATCAGGCGGGATAGTTCTACGATCTTGTTAAAGCGCCGATGA